From Entelurus aequoreus isolate RoL-2023_Sb linkage group LG22, RoL_Eaeq_v1.1, whole genome shotgun sequence, one genomic window encodes:
- the LOC133639330 gene encoding general transcription factor IIF subunit 2-like isoform X2, producing the protein MSEKGEVDLTGAKLNTGVWLVKVPKYLSQQWAKATGRGDVGKLRISKKGNQGKPEVSFTLNEELTVIEGLEDKTVSAPRDHPLTMQTVGGQTLAVFTEASSADKIALEGVVVQRAECRPAVSESYMKLKRLQIEESSKPIRLSQQLAKAVTNNYKPVANHAYNMEYERKKKEEGKRARADKQHVLDMLFSAFEKHQYYNIKDLVDITKQPVIYLKEILRDIGIYNVKGTHKNTWELKPEYRHYQGEEKTDD; encoded by the exons GTTCCTAAGTATCTTTCTCAACAATGGGCAAAAGCCACAGGAAGAGGCGACGTTGGGAAACTCAGAATATCAAA GAAAGGAAACCAAGGAAAGCCAGAG GTGTCTTTCACATTAAATGAAGAGTTGACCGTAATCGAGGGTCTGGAAGACAAGACGGTGTCTGCACCTCGGGATCACCCGCTAACCATGCAGACGGTGGGAGGTCAGACACTGGCGGTCTTCACCGAGGCATCATCAGCGG ATAAAATAGCTTTGGAGGGAGTGGTGGTGCAGAGAGCAGAGTGCAGGCCTGCTGTTAGCGAAAGTTATATGAAGCTAAAGAG GTTACAAATTGAAGAGTCCTCCAAGCCCATCCGGCTGTCGCAGCAGTTGGCCAAAGCAGTCACCAACAACTACAAACCTGTGGCTAACCATGCTTACAAC ATGGAGTACGAGAGGAAAAAGAAGGAGGAGGGCAAGCGAGCGAGAGCTGACAAACAACACGTGTTGGACATGTTGTTTTCTGCTTTTGAGAAGCACCAGTACTACAACATCAAAGACTTGGTGGACATCACCAAACAACCTGTG ATTTATTTAAAGGAGATTCTGCGTGACATTGGCATCTACAACGTGAAGGGAACACATAAGAACACCTGGGAGCTCAAGCCTGAGTATCGACATTACCAAGGTGAGGAAAAGACAGATGATTAA
- the LOC133639330 gene encoding general transcription factor IIF subunit 2-like isoform X1: MSEKGEVDLTGAKLNTGVWLVKVPKYLSQQWAKATGRGDVGKLRISKKGNQGKPEVSFTLNEELTVIEGLEDKTVSAPRDHPLTMQTVGGQTLAVFTEASSAGQSEERSDGGSSGSGAGAGPDKIALEGVVVQRAECRPAVSESYMKLKRLQIEESSKPIRLSQQLAKAVTNNYKPVANHAYNMEYERKKKEEGKRARADKQHVLDMLFSAFEKHQYYNIKDLVDITKQPVIYLKEILRDIGIYNVKGTHKNTWELKPEYRHYQGEEKTDD; the protein is encoded by the exons GTTCCTAAGTATCTTTCTCAACAATGGGCAAAAGCCACAGGAAGAGGCGACGTTGGGAAACTCAGAATATCAAA GAAAGGAAACCAAGGAAAGCCAGAG GTGTCTTTCACATTAAATGAAGAGTTGACCGTAATCGAGGGTCTGGAAGACAAGACGGTGTCTGCACCTCGGGATCACCCGCTAACCATGCAGACGGTGGGAGGTCAGACACTGGCGGTCTTCACCGAGGCATCATCAGCGG GCCAATCAGAAGAGAGATCTGATGGTGGCAGCTCAGGTTCGGGGGCAGGGGCTGGTCCAG ATAAAATAGCTTTGGAGGGAGTGGTGGTGCAGAGAGCAGAGTGCAGGCCTGCTGTTAGCGAAAGTTATATGAAGCTAAAGAG GTTACAAATTGAAGAGTCCTCCAAGCCCATCCGGCTGTCGCAGCAGTTGGCCAAAGCAGTCACCAACAACTACAAACCTGTGGCTAACCATGCTTACAAC ATGGAGTACGAGAGGAAAAAGAAGGAGGAGGGCAAGCGAGCGAGAGCTGACAAACAACACGTGTTGGACATGTTGTTTTCTGCTTTTGAGAAGCACCAGTACTACAACATCAAAGACTTGGTGGACATCACCAAACAACCTGTG ATTTATTTAAAGGAGATTCTGCGTGACATTGGCATCTACAACGTGAAGGGAACACATAAGAACACCTGGGAGCTCAAGCCTGAGTATCGACATTACCAAGGTGAGGAAAAGACAGATGATTAA